A window of Miscanthus floridulus cultivar M001 chromosome 12, ASM1932011v1, whole genome shotgun sequence genomic DNA:
aagccagcagtgttggtCGAGCCATCACTGCCGGCTGGTGTCTCAAGCCGGCTATGTTGGTCGAGCCATGACTACCAGTTGGTGGCTCTAGCCGGCTGTGTTGGTGAAAGCAACACTATCGGCTGGTAGCTTAATCCGACAGTGACGGCTTCaacaacactgttggcttgacatacaaaccgacagtgatgtcttgagcaacactGCTGACTCGtagctcaagccagcagtgcGCTCTttattatcactgccggttttgtgctaaccggcagtgatctcTTTTTCacattttattttttataatttttttttgtggaattgggttttgctttatattcgctacgtagacgacaggtccatcaacattaaacattataaatgttacggttacagttcaaatgtacttatcaagatctcgatccctcaaaataaaaaaaagaaattacaatagcctagcgagccgctctggcccAAACTATTTCTTATACTTCACGGACTGTGCAATGGAGAATACTCCATCTCTTTCCAATACCTCGGATAAGATGAAGGATGCTAGCTCCGATGACAGTGCTATAATCTCCATTTCTGTCAGCCTTTGTAGTCAAATTTCTTgcactgtcgttcaaaaaagatgatatccaaaggcTCGAATGTAAGAGAAAACAACAGATCGTTTTGTTGAATTAACAGATATAAATaaaatggagattatacacatcaaagcatCTATCTTTTCCGATTTTCTGCTGAGATAGCAAAGCATTGCCCCCATTACGTAGAACCCGTATTCATTGTTTCCGTCGTCTACTTTAGGGTCTCCACTTGCATTTCTGCATCCTGGAATGGGACCTTCATCCCACTGACCATTCTTCCCTGGGCACTATGCCACATTATAAAGTGTGAAAAAGGGGCAACATTCACTCTCGATTCATCTATgcaaaaaaaatattgagacaggaATTACAAAGAAATTAATAACAAGTGGGGCTTCATGATTGttcaattgtagctcaaaagtataATTTATTCTACACTTCTTTAATTTAGTCACCCCAGTTTAGGAAAATATTATTCTACACTAATTATTGCAAAATTAAAATTGATAGCCCCggccatataaattgaaaatcatagcccCATGAAAAacaattattgtgcaataatgaaaaataattattctactccatgccatATAAAATAGAGacactaattttttttaaaaaaaagactaaaattagagacatgatcatgaacaacatTGTAGCTCCAAACAATATGTTGGTAGGTGACACATGGATTAATTTGCTCATTAAAATTATAAAAGAATCTACTATACAAAGTCCAATGAAAGtgttctctagaatggagaaagaactaaatGAGAATGAAGCAATGTAGCTATCAAAACAACtctaattaagcaataaaatcaaaggagtggatgcttagtactaaccttaaagcaaaaagatcaagccattcttcaaaattcaaGAGCTAGCTTTCGTGGTAAAGAGTAGCCACAACATCGAGGAAGGGGGCCAAACGCACGCCTCTCTGCTTGAGATGGAAGAGATGAGGGAGGAGTAGGAGAGGACTGTTGTAGCTTTTTATACTGACATTTTATTACCGTCGGTTCTTGCctagaactgacagtgatagcACCAAAGCaatgtcggttcttggctagaaccgacagtgatatgtggCCATCAactcactgccggttttagtcataaaccgacagtgatgtgcaccttcactgtcggttttggcccacccccaatcattttctgattttgaagccAAGAACTGGCAGTGAAGGGTCATCCCTTGGCCGAAATCCGGCAATGATAAGGCCGGCATTGATGCCCGATTATGTAGTAGTGATTGTACTTAGTGCCATCATTAGTGAGTTATTAGGACTCAATTTGAGAGAGGAAGTGAGTCAGACTATGTGCCCTTGTTCCCAAGTGATGGGCAAATCTTTGCTGTTTTTCGGCTATTGAGCTTTATTTGAAACACAGTGGACACATTATACATTTCCACTAAGTTTATTCACTTTGTACGGTTTGTTAACTGATCTATTAATTAATCTAAAGTGTTCTTGACCGTGATAGCTTCAAATTGTCAACAACTTATTAAAATATTTCGAAAATGCGCAGCAGTTATGATTATTTGATGTGCCACGTAAGAACGTTGGATTACAATACGTATGTAACATGCTGCACGCAGAATGTCATTATCTATAGTCTAGTCAGTCCTCAGAGATTATCCATACTATTTCGTAAAGCACGTAAGTCGTCAACGTTTTGTCCACATTATTTTGTTCAGTCACAGAAGATACACCTCACCTGCCTGACATTAAGGAATTCAATTTCTTTTAATAATAAGCTAGCTATGTCACTGTCAAAGCGATGAGGCATATCACTGACGGAGCTGCTTATAATAATCTTGCTTGTACACTCGACACAACTAGTTGTCCTCTATCCTCAGAGACTTGTCTTGACATTTAAAGTTATTTGTAGCATTGGCTTGATGATCATCGATCTTTCCTAAGAGAGTTTGCTTGCACGCGATAAGTTAATGCAAGAAATCCATATCTAACAAAGGCATTACCATATACAAACACTTGTTTTAACTATGGTTATATAGTGGAAATCAACGTGTCCTATAAATTCTAGTACACAAACTATTTCTATTGATTGTAAAAAATCAATATCTACTGATGTGAATGAAAACCATTATTGTAGTATTAAAAATATGCGTAGATGGTTTTAGAAGCGTCGTCCATGGACATTAAACTTCAATGTCAAGCTCGAGCATCTTTATTTAGGCGATTGCGGAGGGAGCCACCGATGCTCCAAATTCTCTCATGCAAGAAAATAGGAGCAAGTTTAAATAAACCTAATGTTTTGACATTTTTTTCTCCGAAACGTTACTATCACTTTCATAATTCAAACGGGCGGGTGCACACAACTGTTCAAGAGGACAGAGAACTCCAATCCACAGGACCGGGTCTAACTATCAGCTGGTTACTCAATCTTTCCCTGACATGTCCAAAACTGATTACCTCACACTACTAGAGAAACAACCTTTGATTATccagctcgaaatttggctttagtcccggtatatttcgcgcccgggactagagagacctttagtcccggtttgtagctccaaccgggactaatggtccctgcccaacggctactgcagcaggcttttgctgcagagacctttagtcccggttgaagctaccaaccgggactaaaggttaacttttacttccGGTGGGtctctccaaccgggagtaaaagtctactcccggctggaggctccatcCAGAACtagaaggacctttagtcccggttgctgtcttcaATCGGAACTAAAGCTTCCAACTGTAACCGGCAGTCTTTATGTGTGTCGTGTGTGTGGTCGCGGTGTATCTGAATATACTACAGCAGCCAAACTACTGCCTGCAACCGTACTCCAGTTTGCTACCTCACGTGTGGTACCCTATTCAAATTTAGTCCCGGTGCTCCAGTTTGCAACCGTACAGCAGCCAAACTACTGAAGCATATTGCATACTCCAGTTTGCAACCGTACAGCAGCCTAGCACAGCCCCCACCGGCACAGCAGCCTAGACCAAAtcaattagtcccggctggtatttagagccgggactaaaggtcttttagtcccgggcgtttatAGGGCCtcgatgggccggcccagtacgcaatatgctagaattgctggccagtcccacctattagcaccacctcgcttgctcagaagagtgaaagctaacttaaaagctcagctctCGAACCATGCAGCACGAACTTGAACATGATCTGCTCTATAGGATTGTACCGCTGATCCTTGACTAAAGGTCCTTCGTACTatagtttatacaaaatgttgaacattataaacgtacatatattctagcagcgtagaatgcgtattcaaaaaccaaaacgaatcatcaattaaaaataaaaaaaaagaaaatagaaatagaaacaaaaaaaaaacctggtagcagcgtgaaaatagaaaaaaaagaaaaatagaaatagaaacaaaaaaggtaaaataacctttagtcccggttggtattaccaaccgggacaaaAGGGTGCCGGccccgtggcatgtcaggagacacctttagtcccggttggtgttacccaccgggactaaaggtccccctttagtcccggttcctgacccgggactaaaggaccccctttagtcccggatacttgctcccgggtggggaaccgggactagagggggttccccaccgggagtaaagcccgtctcGGTACTAGTGTCACTAATATCTCTCGGTACATTATGCATGAATGTGTCCAAATCAGCACTggtgagaaaaaataaaaaaaaagactaCTAAGATCGGCCATTCTGGATATTTTTCATCCCATTTTTTGCCCTACAACAATAATTCAATAAAGGGTTGATGAAGAAACAATTACTCAATGGAGGATATATATTCAATCGCAAAAAAAATGGAGAATATAtattccgtcttcagttatcctCGTTCCAAAATGAATCAGTCCACAATTATTACTACAGGACGCAACCAAAACATAGAAAGCGCGTGACCAAATGGATATGTAGCCAAGACATTAGATAGCTCATAGCTCTGATGTACCACACCCTAGCTAGAAACCAAAAACCGAGAATAAAATCACAATCTCCAACAGGCAACTCGTGTAGTTATCCCAAGGCAATGTGGCTTGTCTCAACTCCAAAAGAGCCATGTTCTCCATAAATCGGGTCAACATAGAACCAGAACTTGAGCGAAACAAGCAAATGATGACAACCTTAACTTCGAGCATTGATGGGACTTTGACCACGCCAAGCCAAAAGCCTACCAAAATGTCCTCACCGCCCAGAAGCAAAGTGAGACCATAAGACACTGGCTATCGTTGGAAACTCAGGATGCTCGAACATGTCAACACCTAGAAAACCTAGGCGTGCTAGGCTACTATCGTCGAAACAAGGCCTAACATCACACAACTGGCACCTTCCCCTTCCCGAAATGACATCTCCACCAAGATCAGAGCAAGGTTTTTCATTCAAGCATATTGCACCAGATATTGCTTGTGGCAATGGCATCAACGGCATTCATTTCAATATATGCTACATCTATTAAGGAACAATGGGGTTTATGTTAGTGCGATCGAACAGAATCAGTAGTGGTGGTTCTCCAGAATCTGAGACTAGGGCAAATCTATGAGTTTCTTTCCTACCTGAAATATGCATTTTGGCTGAGGTGGCTTATTTGATCCAAACACTGATGCACTGGCAATTCTAGTGACCCTAGAGTTTAATTTTGGCTGCTGAGGGATGAAAATTAATGCAGCTGCTAATAGCTTGTCATGGTCCTAGGTCCATTATTTGAAAAATGGATCACTGCTTTAAAACTCATCACCCTTCTTGACCACCATGGAGAATATGGAGAAGAAGAGCTTGTTTGTGTTGAGCTGATATTACGTGTTTTAGTTCCATAATGCAGAATACATTCAGATTTGACCACGGAAGTGCATGCAACATGGACGTTACAACATCATGTTCATATGAGCAAAGCAGAAAAGTCCTGTAGAGGGCAAGGGTCAAAGGAAAGAGCAACAAGATAAACAAGGAGGAAGGCTCTAGCAGGGGTAGCTAATACCCGCTGCCGGTGTTTATTGTTCAACCTGCTGGAACCGACTAAGCGATTGAAATAGTCCCTGGCGGCAGGTATATATATGGCAGTTACATATTTCCACAATCTTGATGGATTCTTCAAGCAGTATATCCTTACCTGTCCTAGTAAGTACAGACGACTAATCTCGGCATGCTTGACTTCACCGCGTATATCTGGATGAATGAGTAGCAAGTTTGATTTGTCACCTAGCAATTATGGTCGGCAACACAAATTACTAGGTACATAGTCAAGTCAGGCATGATCCATACAGCTCAGCTAATTCGTGTCCATCTACTGCTCCATCCGGTAGTCCTTACTTGTTTCCTAAGTcaatttttctctattttttatcGTATTTATAGAAGATACACCAGCAACTATACAGTTACACTATCAAATTAGTTTTAATAAACGTACATGAAATAATTCTGAACAATATATTAATTTTGTATTGTAGGTTTTGACACATTTTTCTTGCCCTTGATGTTTGTCAAATCTGTTGCATAAAATTATTCATTTCTTTTATAATGAAACAAAGGAATAATCTTATGATCCAACGCATAAAAATGCTCGTGCATTCTTGCTTGTGCATCAAACCATATATCATCGTTGATAACATTTGTGCACTTGACCACGTTTCCAACACACGCAATTGGTCATCACCATTTTTTCCTGGAACAAATGTACTATGTAGGACCGACACACAGATCGAGTTGTTGGTGAATGATAGAGCAAAGCGAAGGGCCAGGAAACCGGAATTCCAGCCCATAGGAAATATGATGGAGTCGCCAAATTCATCCACATGAGTTCGGATGTATGTCACCAAAGAGCAACGTTGCAGCCTTTCATTTGTCCTTTCAATCTTTCCTCGATACACACATCTAGAGCACATCTAGAAGTTCACGTCATCATTTACTGTAGGAACAAAACACTACTTCATTAACAGATTTTTTTTAATAACTTCAACTCTCCTTATCTGTTGAAATACATGTAGCATGTTTGGTTGCCTCGTTCTTGCCCAGCTAGGCTCTCTAGATGCAACTTTCAGGTGTTTGCGGTTGCCCGCATCGAGGTATAAATAAGACGCGCAAAAGGCAGCTCAGAGCCTGGCTCCCGATATATGGATTTTATTTACGTTTTTGACGAACCATGCTCGCATGGTGCAGCAAAGAGTTCTGTAAGAGATACTATGAACATGTGATTACCGTGTATTAAGTGATATTAGTGTTTTCTTTGACAAATATTTTAATGTAGATTAAAATATGAAAAGTAAAATAGGGACTAGCGACTagcactagtagagaatagacctttcatccgaggctaaaatgggctctagtcccgacaTTTTTTgcacccgggactagagagacctttagtcccggttggtgtctccaaccgggactaaaggtccctgcccaacggctactgcgctcggcacagtggcaggggacctttagtcccggttggagacaccaaccgggactaaaggtggacctttactcccggttggagccaccaaccgggactaaaagtcctccaccctttagtcccggttggtaacaccaactgggactaaaggtagaccctttagtcccggttggtaacaaggtcccccgatgggttagttcaaacggaaagcatcccatccattgttagatgtattgtgtaggtggggtggtaagctacgcgcgagacaatgcatgaggtcttgggttcgaatctcacggacGCAGctgtgggaggcattattttttttaaagctgggaggacctttagtcccggttcctgatccgggactaaaggacctccccttcagtcccggatgcttgctcccgggtggggaaccgggactagagggggttccccaccgggagtaaagcccatcTCTGTATCAGTGTAGAGTTCAGATACACAAGTTAAATATTATAATATTacttgtttttttatatttttatttcatATGATAACACAATTAACCAAACACTATCTTCTCTCAGCAGTATCTTAGGTCTTGTGTTCAACTCCTCATGGGACCAAATATTTCAATATTTAAGGGCATTGTGCTTTCAGTAGTAAGTGATGTTTCGATCGACAACGAGACGACTGTGGTGACTTAGTAAATCTCTCATAGGGGTAGGCTTTCTTAGGGGTGAAAGTGCGTGTGTGCTGAGCGTCTGTATTGTACTGTTTAATTCGAAAAAAAAATTGTTATAGTATTTGCATGGAAATAAACTACAaaaattttatatatttttttattttaaatattttatttctGCAAACCGAATGTAGCTATATATTAGTCGTGTTAGGTACATATAGAGCCTTCTGTTAAATCTATTTAATCACAAAatcaaacagtatttttttttgcttttatcAGATTAATCTCATGACCTGTAGACGCTCCTGAAATGGAGACACTGgttacaaaaaaaattaaaattggaCACTTAAGCATGAGCAACAATATAGCTCCCGTCAATGGGTTGGCAGGTGTCACACTAATTTGCTCATCAAAATGGAAATTGGCAGCCCTATTTGAAACAATCTATTCTACTCCAATCATACTAACAATCATCAAAACcatgtaattagctaggaatttaaatagaTTCATAGGCACCAACCTTTTGGAAGCTGGATTCGCCACAATCTGCTTGGATGcctttgtcggggacctaataccggggtaccccaggagacaggactaataaccatcgaatgttaaaaactcccggacggacaagggcgccactgcgtttcttgcccgaatgacgggagtttgattctgcctcgcctgacgcccgtgggccagctccgcctcgcccgacgtccgtgagctgggctctgcctcgcccgagggctaagggctagactccgcctcgcccgacgcccatgGGCCAGTTCTgcttcgcccgagggctaagggctagactccgtctcgctcgacgcccttcggccagctccgcctcgcccgagggctaagggctagactccgcctcgtccgacccccgagggctgggctcggtctcacccgagggataAAGGCtatactccgcctcgcccgacgtccgaggacggacctcgcctcacccgatgtctgaagACTAGTTTCGTCTCGCCTAACAACCTCTCCccgctccctcatgatgataggtacagggtaggacaagacgttcgggtcaaccgcggcTTCGAGGATCATCCCTGCGCCCCGGCAGggaaagtactgccagggaacgatgggatgggtgctttagacccttccaggcgtagcagagcctgaatagtgttgcgggcgcgtgctcttcgccctacagagttgtaggTGCCGTCTTCAGCCCTCGGACATggaacccgacgtagacatatgacaaccactacggtccaggaaaggACTTGCGTCCTCCACAAATAACGGATGTGTTGTCACCacgttatggtcccaagggagcagcgcccgcttcatggcccctcgggtccaccggatcggagcactcgcttcggcctccgaacgccctctccgatcagaaggccttgcccacagcgcttgttcagaccccgaccccgcgtccctccaacggagactcataggaaccagaaagAGTGCGGAGCAAagctgggcaaggctcataagtcaaaaccactataccagagtccataccctgcgcggagcagtactctgtagccatcctgacattctacagtggcatcgacagtattgtaggcgcttaccattatcttgtacccactagaatggacaacaaggcttggaagacgtgaacaacaaggcttggtcacatacgcaccctttccctctcacttgtaaagccgtccccttcgggatgtgcttcctccaacaaggggacggacttttgacaacacaacacacattacacatagtcaagctgctaccaggctcttggcatcctttcgacccttccatcagagacttaggaccagttcctctctcgaccgtttgtaccccctactacgaaccattttcggtgctaataacacgagtagcaacagactggacgtagggacattcagcccaaaccagtataaatcttgtgtcctttagcgcaccatctagGCCTAATGTgcataaatacaaatttacttgccagtgcttgttcgaaacaccgacaattggcgcgccaggtaggggacgttGCACGTTCCAAATCCGGCCTTGGATGGCCAACCACGCAATCAGTTGGGTCCCGGGTGCACACATGCGTtttggtgacctagatttcatcgtcacactgggaggagagctggcgctggcccacacggccgtccagtctctcccttccatcagctTCAGCCaccggaggcttgagggccagcccggcgactcccttggaccctagtctTCCAGGGAGGCCCCTCGCTGCATCACCCTCTCTTCGGAACGCCACAGGCGGAGCACCCCGACAacgtttccattcggtctccgcaacgccgcggcgaccgctagccaccttctggcactacgcatggttcagccgcccatagacagcgagttcgtgggggcaattgaacatgatacggagactctccataggctcctcaccgaggagccaggatcatcctccagctctgactctagcaggaggAGCTATCACCCTTcctaggaatgcttcatggcgcaaaccCCCAAGGGGCGCGTCGAAAGCATCTccggggaagaggctaccccgacaAGCAACCCTGATGGTAGGACCGGGGGAGAGGTAGCCGCCCCATCTCGCTTGAGGATGGAGCAGTTGAGAGCCCGCAAGCTAGAGATTGATGAGGCCGGATAAGGGCTCatccgggagtacgcggacatcaatcgcgagatcgaacgccacggagacggtgggcgcacGCGTGCCACGGCCCGCACTATACACTAGAGAATCCTCACCGACAACGGGACCCTCCCTCACTTTGCTTGggcgagccaaaacatcgccgctgcgATGGCCTTGCTAcacggccttccagaggccgcgatGTCCGAGGATCGCCGGGCCCACCGAGAAATTCGCATGTttctcgagcgtgcggtggcgcagcaggcggaaagctcgttgtctcggcgacgcgagccagcgcacgccctcgatgctccccaccaaggacgcatccattCACCATACACTGTTAGGCGGCAGGCAGCACACCGCTGTCCTGGTACATCAACGTCTTGGCCATGACCGCGAcgtgcgcagcaccatcgacgcccgtagGCGCACCCATGGCAATGCAAGGGAGGGAGCCCGCCGCGGCTACCACCCTCGACGCGGCGGACattacgacagcggcgaggaccggagcccgagcctcgacctgctaggccctcaggccatcggccgacacatcctcaacgctgccttcccaccaaggtaccgatcgcctaccaacatccctaaatattctggggaaacaaaccccgggctttggcttgaaggctatcggcttgcctgtcaagccggtggtgcgagtgatgacgatttcattattcgcaatctcccgctattcttggccgattcggcacgagcgtggttggagcacctaccatccaacgccattcaaagttgggcggatctgatggagatctttatggggaacttccagggcacgtataaatgccctagaaacccatgggacgtCAAGAACTGccaccagaaggccgatgaaacccttcgcgggtacatccgacgcttctcccggtagtgcaacgagttCTCTAACATTGCTGACGCCGACataataggagccttcctatctgggacaacctgcaagtctttggttcacaagctagggcgCAGGGGCCCGCAGACcatcaaggaactcctggacatcaccaccagccatgcctcaggagaggaggcggtcggagccatcttcgactgTTCCGACAGCAAGGCGaggtgggacgaggacgccggcgaaggcgcctccaactgtcccaccaaaagaaagaacaagaagcaatggtgcgacaactcgctcatggccgctgtcgaccgtaagggtggtcggaagcccgtggagggcgctctgaaccactttgagaaaatgctcgaggggccatgcccaaaccatgctttcctggCCAAACATCtgtacaaggattgtggcctcatgcacAAATACTTGTCTGGAGGCCTTAACAAagtggagcaggggaaggaacctacccccaccatagacgacgccgaggagaaggatgatgccttcccaacaccgaatggcgccctcatgatctttggaggatcagcggcctacgactccaagcgccgccagaaggtcacacgtcatgaggtctatacggctggaccggccacgcctgccttcctccgatggttagaatctgccataacctttgaccagaccgaccatccagatgccatcccacacccaggaaggtacccgcttgttgtcgatccaatcatcggcccaaagcgactcacgaaagtactgatgggcagaggcagcggcctcaacatcatgtatgccaagatgctcgacgagatgggcgttaATCGAACAAACCTCCACCCCATccgagtgcctttccatggcgtcatgcCTGGCAGACAGGCCGTACCACtaggacagatcgatctgcccgtcactttcaAGAATTagtccaattataggactgagaccctcactttTGACATGGTAGGattccctagaaccttccacgccatcctaggacatccatgctatgcgaagttcatagccgtccccaactatacatacctcaagctaaagatgccaggtccCCACGGGGTCGTCACCGTCAGCACCTCCTTCTGtcgtgcttacgagtgcgaagtcaaaTGTTGCCGCCACGCCATAGTAgtcatcgcctccaaagagctcgccaccctcagggaggaagTCATTGAAGAAGTGCCCAATGCAAAGAGGTCATCTAGATCGTTTGAATCAATGGAagggtccaaggaggtcctcatggaccccagcagctctgagggcaaaaaGGTCCACATCggaaccgcgctctcctccgaataggaaagcgcgctcgtcgacttcctccgtgataacaaagacatctttgcgtggaaacccttggatatgccaggcatctcgagggaggtcgccgagcataccttgaaaatcca
This region includes:
- the LOC136495524 gene encoding uncharacterized protein, with product MVGFPRTFHAILGHPCYAKFIAVPNYTYLKLKMPGPHGVVTVSTSFCRAYECEVKCCRHAIVVIASKELATLREEVIEEVPNAKRSSRSFESMEGSKEVLMDPSSSEGKKVHIGTALSSE